A stretch of Paenibacillus peoriae DNA encodes these proteins:
- the aroH gene encoding chorismate mutase has product MYNRGIRGATTVANNEENEILEATSQLLEEIVSYNEIQPEDISNVWITVTHDLDTAFPAKAIRQLDGWDMVPLMCALEVPVAGSLPKCIRLMVQVNTDKSQREIKHVYLNGAQALRPDLASQGK; this is encoded by the coding sequence ATGTACAATCGTGGAATTCGTGGCGCGACGACCGTAGCGAATAATGAAGAAAATGAAATTTTGGAAGCAACAAGCCAACTACTGGAGGAAATTGTATCCTACAATGAAATTCAGCCAGAGGATATTAGTAACGTATGGATTACGGTGACTCATGATCTGGATACTGCCTTTCCAGCCAAGGCCATTCGTCAGCTTGATGGCTGGGATATGGTTCCGCTCATGTGTGCATTAGAAGTTCCTGTGGCAGGTAGTTTGCCCAAGTGCATCCGTCTGATGGTACAGGTGAACACTGATAAATCCCAGCGGGAAATTAAACATGTATATTTGAACGGAGCGCAGGCCTTAAGACCGGATCTAGCTTCCCAAGGGAAATAA
- the aroB gene encoding 3-dehydroquinate synthase, with protein MSTLTVQLGERSYPIHIGRGLLYRAGELLKERGIAQKSPLLIVSDENVAGFYLATLESNLQASGYKTVSFVVKPGEASKSLAVFEQVITAAIEGGLDRNSAVIALGGGVVGDLAGFVAASYMRGVKFVQIPTTILAHDSSVGGKVGINHLLAKNMIGAFHQPELVLYDVDTLSTLPPREVSAGLAEMIKHGLIWDANFAQWCRDHATDLLALDATALEYGLEKGCSIKAEVVSRDEREHDLRAILNLGHTIGHAIEAIAGYGEFLHGEAISIGMVGSALLGVKLGADPSLVDATKDMLSSLRLPTSLPSHLDTDRLLDAMMHDKKFKEGSITFVVPRSIGHVEVVKDISVSYIRRVIEQLKEGV; from the coding sequence ATGAGTACGCTGACGGTACAGCTTGGCGAACGTTCTTATCCTATTCATATTGGACGAGGACTGCTATATCGAGCGGGAGAGTTGTTGAAGGAACGAGGAATTGCGCAAAAAAGCCCGTTGTTGATTGTTTCTGACGAAAATGTAGCGGGATTCTACTTGGCAACATTGGAGAGCAATCTTCAGGCATCTGGCTACAAGACAGTGTCCTTTGTCGTTAAGCCAGGTGAAGCCTCCAAGTCGCTTGCTGTATTTGAGCAGGTCATAACAGCAGCCATTGAGGGCGGCTTGGATCGCAATTCAGCCGTTATTGCACTTGGGGGTGGTGTCGTGGGTGATTTGGCTGGATTTGTGGCAGCTTCTTATATGAGAGGTGTCAAGTTTGTACAGATCCCCACTACGATTCTGGCCCATGACAGTAGCGTGGGCGGTAAGGTCGGCATCAACCATCTTTTGGCGAAGAATATGATAGGAGCTTTCCATCAACCGGAACTTGTGTTGTATGACGTAGATACGTTGTCTACACTGCCTCCTCGTGAGGTATCTGCGGGGCTTGCTGAAATGATCAAGCACGGCTTGATCTGGGATGCTAATTTCGCCCAGTGGTGCCGTGACCATGCGACTGATTTGCTTGCACTGGATGCGACAGCTCTGGAGTACGGTCTGGAAAAGGGATGTTCCATTAAAGCCGAAGTGGTGTCACGCGATGAACGAGAACATGATTTGCGCGCTATTTTAAACCTAGGTCATACGATTGGTCATGCGATTGAAGCTATTGCGGGATATGGTGAGTTTTTACACGGGGAAGCCATTTCAATTGGAATGGTCGGCTCCGCACTGTTGGGCGTGAAGCTGGGGGCAGATCCTTCTTTGGTAGATGCAACGAAGGATATGTTGTCTTCACTACGGCTACCGACCTCCCTTCCGTCACATCTCGATACAGATCGGCTACTGGACGCGATGATGCATGACAAAAAGTTCAAAGAAGGCAGCATTACTTTTGTCGTCCCACGTAGCATCGGGCACGTGGAGGTTGTGAAGGATATTTCCGTCTCTTACATCCGAAGAGTTATTGAACAGTTAAAAGAGGGGGTGTAA
- the aroC gene encoding chorismate synthase: MSLRYLTAGETHGPQLTAIVEGMPSNLKLDFEELNFQLHRRQKGYGRGRRMQIEKDTAKIAGGVRHGYTTGAPIALVVENNDWKHWQNIMNIEPIEGSDEEKRRVHRPRPGHADLNGGMKYNLKDLRNVLERSSARETAIRVACGGLARQLLAEFGIKVAGQVIRIGEIEAPYRDLPIDELIAVTEASSVRVTDPETEKKMEAYIDLIKQEGDSVGGVVECIVEGVPIGLGSHVQYDRKLDARIAQGVMSINAFKGVEIGIGFEAGELRGSQVHDEILYDEERGYHRRTNRLGGFEGGMTNGMPVVVRGVMKPIPTLYKPLQSVDIDTKEAFTAQVERSDACAVPAASVVMEHVVAWEIAKALLEKFGGDSIEEIRANIASYEEQLGRY, translated from the coding sequence ATGAGTTTACGTTATTTAACCGCGGGGGAAACGCATGGTCCCCAGCTAACTGCCATTGTAGAGGGTATGCCGAGCAATTTAAAATTGGATTTTGAGGAATTGAATTTTCAGCTGCACCGTCGTCAGAAAGGATATGGACGGGGTCGGCGTATGCAGATTGAAAAAGATACGGCGAAGATTGCTGGAGGCGTACGTCACGGATACACCACGGGTGCACCGATTGCGCTGGTTGTGGAAAATAACGATTGGAAGCACTGGCAGAACATTATGAATATTGAGCCTATTGAAGGCAGTGATGAAGAAAAGCGTCGGGTTCACCGGCCACGTCCGGGTCATGCGGATTTGAATGGCGGAATGAAATACAACCTGAAGGATCTTCGTAACGTGCTGGAGCGCTCCAGCGCACGTGAAACAGCAATTCGTGTGGCATGCGGCGGTTTGGCTCGTCAATTGCTGGCTGAGTTCGGAATCAAGGTGGCAGGTCAGGTCATCCGTATTGGGGAAATCGAAGCTCCTTACCGCGATTTGCCGATTGATGAGCTGATTGCGGTGACAGAAGCTTCCTCGGTGAGAGTAACCGATCCAGAAACCGAAAAGAAAATGGAAGCATATATTGATTTGATCAAGCAAGAAGGTGATTCAGTCGGTGGGGTAGTGGAATGTATTGTAGAAGGTGTTCCGATTGGTCTGGGCAGTCATGTACAGTATGATCGGAAGCTGGATGCACGTATCGCACAAGGCGTCATGTCGATTAATGCATTTAAAGGCGTGGAAATCGGCATCGGTTTTGAAGCAGGAGAGTTGCGCGGTTCACAGGTGCATGACGAGATTCTATATGATGAGGAACGTGGATATCACCGTCGTACCAATCGTTTGGGTGGTTTTGAGGGGGGCATGACGAATGGAATGCCAGTTGTGGTTCGTGGCGTAATGAAGCCGATCCCCACACTCTACAAGCCTCTGCAAAGCGTCGACATTGATACGAAGGAGGCGTTCACTGCACAGGTTGAGCGTTCGGATGCATGTGCAGTACCTGCGGCTAGCGTAGTTATGGAGCATGTGGTAGCTTGGGAGATTGCAAAAGCTTTGCTAGAAAAATTCGGCGGGGATTCGATTGAAGAGATTCGTGCGAATATTGCATCCTACGAAGAACAATTGGGGCGGTACTAA
- a CDS encoding CheR family methyltransferase, which translates to MTDMELGQTDPDYTAFIRKIKDSTGIDLAQYKEAQMKRRLTTLRNKNGFPSFVSFYDAMMKEKPLFYEFLDRMTINVSEFWRNPNRWEVLRDTILPQLLVGKQKLKLWSAACSTGEEPYSLAMVLDGKGILGNCSITASDIDDGALAKAKEGKYLERSLKDVPEQVASKYFKPDGAMYRIDDRLKQAVKFQKQNLLLDRFEDGYDLIICRNVMIYFTEEAKHTLYQKFAASLRPGGVLFVGSTEQIFSPNQYGLESTETFFYRKKA; encoded by the coding sequence ATGACGGATATGGAACTGGGTCAGACGGACCCCGATTACACAGCGTTTATCCGCAAAATCAAGGACAGCACAGGTATTGATCTTGCACAATACAAAGAAGCACAGATGAAAAGGCGGTTAACTACGCTTCGCAACAAAAACGGGTTTCCCAGTTTTGTTTCTTTTTATGATGCCATGATGAAGGAAAAACCTCTATTCTATGAATTTCTGGATCGGATGACGATCAATGTTTCGGAATTTTGGCGTAATCCCAATCGGTGGGAAGTGCTGCGAGATACAATCTTGCCACAACTGCTTGTGGGGAAGCAGAAGCTTAAGCTGTGGAGTGCGGCCTGCTCGACTGGTGAAGAGCCTTATAGCTTGGCTATGGTTCTCGACGGTAAAGGGATTTTGGGGAATTGCTCCATTACGGCTTCCGACATTGATGATGGTGCATTGGCAAAAGCCAAGGAAGGCAAATATTTGGAGCGTTCGCTCAAGGATGTGCCTGAGCAGGTAGCTAGCAAATATTTTAAGCCGGATGGTGCGATGTATCGAATTGATGACCGTTTGAAACAAGCCGTGAAATTTCAAAAGCAAAACTTGCTGCTGGATCGGTTTGAGGATGGCTATGATCTCATTATCTGTCGAAATGTAATGATTTATTTTACAGAAGAGGCCAAACATACGTTGTATCAAAAGTTTGCAGCCAGTCTTCGTCCCGGCGGAGTATTGTTTGTCGGTAGCACAGAGCAAATCTTTTCTCCTAACCAATATGGTCTGGAATCGACGGAAACCTTTTTTTATCGCAAAAAAGCATAA
- the ndk gene encoding nucleoside-diphosphate kinase, which translates to MDRTFLMVKPDGVQRGLIGRIISRLEDKGFKMAAGKLVQVSREQAERHYAEHVGKPFFEELVGFITSGPVFAMVWEGDNIVTLSRLLIGKTQVTEALPGTIRGDFAAHTPFNLIHGSDSPESAEREIANFFMPEESVRYEKSVATWV; encoded by the coding sequence ATGGATCGTACTTTTTTGATGGTTAAACCGGATGGTGTACAACGTGGATTGATTGGACGTATCATTAGTCGTCTGGAAGACAAAGGCTTTAAAATGGCGGCTGGCAAGCTTGTACAAGTATCAAGAGAACAGGCAGAACGGCATTATGCGGAGCATGTGGGCAAGCCTTTTTTTGAAGAGCTTGTAGGTTTTATCACATCAGGCCCTGTGTTTGCTATGGTATGGGAAGGGGATAACATCGTTACGCTTTCCCGCTTGTTGATTGGTAAAACACAAGTAACCGAAGCTCTTCCGGGCACAATTCGTGGAGACTTTGCAGCACATACACCGTTTAACCTCATTCATGGTTCAGATTCACCGGAGAGCGCAGAGCGCGAGATTGCAAATTTTTTCATGCCGGAAGAATCCGTTCGGTATGAAAAAAGTGTGGCGACCTGGGTGTAA
- a CDS encoding polyprenyl synthetase family protein gives MKRLDLFGLLKKDMNFIEEELYRSIDSTEPLINDTSLHLLKAGGKRLRPVFVLLGGKFGEYDLDKLKRIAVPLELIHSASLVHDDVIDDAEMRRGQPTVKSKWDNRVAMYTGDYIYARALSIAAGLPNPDIHRVLSKALVQMSIGEMEQIRDFFNVDQSVRNYLLRIRRKTALLIAVSCQLGAMAAEAQESVNSLLYSYGYNVGMAFQIQDDLLDLCGTEKKIGKPPGSDMRQGNITLPVIYALEQPELRADLLAEIRRIQDGDGLGDARKAVDIIKKSEGIAKAEILADRYINKALNALDLLPDVKTKKTLRDIAHFVTRRSY, from the coding sequence ATGAAACGATTGGATTTGTTCGGTTTATTAAAGAAGGATATGAACTTTATAGAAGAAGAGTTGTACCGCAGTATCGATAGTACGGAGCCGTTGATTAATGATACGTCGCTTCATCTGCTTAAAGCAGGGGGCAAGCGTTTGCGTCCCGTATTTGTATTGCTGGGAGGCAAGTTTGGAGAATATGATCTGGACAAGCTCAAGCGTATAGCGGTACCTCTGGAACTGATTCATTCTGCCTCTCTCGTTCACGACGATGTGATTGACGATGCGGAAATGAGGCGCGGTCAACCCACCGTGAAGTCCAAATGGGACAATCGGGTGGCTATGTACACCGGAGACTACATATATGCACGTGCGCTGTCTATTGCTGCTGGATTGCCGAATCCCGACATTCACCGGGTACTGTCTAAAGCGCTGGTGCAGATGTCCATTGGTGAAATGGAACAAATTCGTGATTTTTTTAATGTGGATCAGAGTGTGCGTAATTATTTGCTTCGCATACGGCGCAAAACGGCTTTATTAATTGCGGTTAGTTGCCAGCTGGGAGCTATGGCTGCAGAGGCACAGGAAAGTGTCAATTCCCTGCTGTACAGCTACGGCTATAACGTAGGTATGGCTTTTCAAATTCAGGATGATCTGCTTGATCTGTGCGGAACAGAAAAAAAGATCGGAAAGCCGCCGGGCAGCGATATGAGACAGGGGAATATTACGCTTCCGGTGATTTATGCGCTCGAACAGCCTGAGTTGCGTGCAGATCTACTGGCTGAAATCCGCCGTATTCAGGATGGAGATGGGCTAGGAGACGCACGCAAAGCGGTGGATATAATCAAAAAAAGTGAAGGAATCGCTAAAGCTGAAATTCTCGCCGACCGATATATTAATAAAGCGCTAAACGCGCTGGACTTACTACCAGATGTCAAAACAAAAAAGACGCTACGCGATATTGCTCATTTTGTAACACGCCGCTCCTACTAA
- a CDS encoding menaquinone biosynthetic enzyme MqnA/MqnD family protein, whose protein sequence is MPTPDTKTITIGKIKYTNAWPIFHYFNPSELLHSAEMVSKVPAELNQGMLNGSLDISAMSSFAYASGAEEMLLLPDLSVSADGPVQSILLFSRKPLDEIKNGTIALTNTSATSVNLLKILMQKAWEGQPSYFDCEPDLDLMLEQADAGLLIGDHAIKASWRNEGLYVTDLGEEWKRWTGYSMTFAVWAVRRAVAAQNPAAVAETASAFRASKQRSLSDLTSVISEACEEIGGLRDYWERYFTNLCYDFGEKQQQGLELYFQYAHELGLLDRRVKPLLWSDNTLTRVKE, encoded by the coding sequence ATGCCGACACCGGACACCAAGACAATCACAATCGGAAAAATTAAATATACAAATGCTTGGCCTATTTTTCATTATTTTAATCCTTCTGAGCTTCTCCATTCGGCGGAGATGGTTTCTAAAGTTCCGGCTGAATTGAATCAAGGTATGTTGAATGGGAGTTTGGATATCAGTGCGATGTCCTCCTTTGCGTATGCATCCGGTGCTGAGGAAATGCTACTGTTGCCGGATTTATCCGTCAGTGCAGATGGTCCTGTGCAATCCATTTTACTATTTTCACGCAAGCCGCTGGACGAAATCAAAAACGGAACCATTGCACTAACAAATACCTCTGCTACATCCGTGAATTTGTTGAAAATTTTGATGCAAAAGGCATGGGAAGGTCAGCCTTCCTATTTTGACTGTGAACCGGATCTTGACTTGATGCTGGAACAGGCAGATGCGGGGCTACTGATTGGAGATCACGCGATTAAGGCATCTTGGCGAAACGAAGGTCTGTATGTTACGGACCTCGGAGAAGAGTGGAAGCGCTGGACGGGCTACAGTATGACTTTTGCTGTATGGGCAGTACGACGTGCTGTTGCTGCTCAAAATCCCGCAGCGGTGGCTGAAACTGCGAGTGCGTTCCGTGCAAGCAAGCAGCGTAGTCTGTCGGACTTGACGTCTGTTATTTCTGAAGCATGCGAGGAAATTGGAGGTCTGCGAGATTATTGGGAGCGTTACTTTACTAATCTGTGTTATGATTTTGGAGAGAAGCAACAACAAGGTTTAGAGCTTTACTTTCAGTATGCGCATGAACTGGGGCTGCTTGACCGACGAGTAAAGCCGCTTCTCTGGAGTGACAATACGCTGACACGGGTGAAAGAATGA
- a CDS encoding UbiX family flavin prenyltransferase has product MNNQVSEHQGKRIVIGITGASGSIYGVRLVETLLDLQYTVHLIVSNAGWRVLKEELGWNVTDREGALNEQFGGRPGSLVYHPFTDIGASIASGSYLVDAMIIMPCSMGTLSAVAHGSSDNLMARAADVMMKEGRPLILVPRETPLHAIHLENMLKLARLGVKMIPAMPAFYFHPKTLDDIVLFLVGKVLDSLRIEHQLFTRWGDSDADTGHQDNHNRKN; this is encoded by the coding sequence ATGAATAATCAGGTGAGCGAACATCAAGGCAAACGAATCGTTATTGGCATTACAGGCGCGAGCGGAAGCATTTATGGTGTGCGACTGGTAGAGACTCTGCTGGACTTGCAATACACAGTTCACCTGATCGTGTCTAATGCTGGCTGGCGGGTGTTGAAAGAGGAGTTGGGCTGGAATGTAACTGACCGGGAAGGGGCTTTGAATGAACAATTCGGAGGCCGTCCCGGTTCTCTTGTATACCATCCGTTCACAGATATTGGAGCTTCGATTGCGAGCGGCTCTTATTTGGTGGATGCGATGATTATCATGCCATGCTCGATGGGGACGTTGTCAGCAGTAGCACACGGTTCGTCCGACAATCTCATGGCGAGGGCAGCGGACGTGATGATGAAGGAAGGTCGTCCGCTGATCCTTGTACCTCGTGAGACGCCTCTACATGCCATTCATTTGGAAAACATGCTTAAGCTTGCGAGACTTGGCGTCAAAATGATTCCGGCCATGCCGGCTTTTTACTTTCATCCGAAGACGCTGGATGATATTGTGCTGTTCCTCGTAGGCAAAGTATTGGACAGCTTGCGTATAGAACATCAACTGTTTACGAGATGGGGGGATTCCGATGCCGACACCGGACACCAAGACAATCACAATCGGAAAAATTAA
- a CDS encoding UbiA-like polyprenyltransferase produces the protein MFKKIAIFLEMIKIEHTLFALPFAFMGAVLGSVVVTGNLPSWPQIGWILLAMVGARSAAFGFNRMIDRVIDGKNPRTAGRAIPAGLLKSSEVVIFIIVSLVLLFWASFKLSPLAFKLFPLAFFMLVFYSYTKRFTWLCHIVLGLTIGLAPLGAWVAVTGQIDLTAIVLYLTIAFWTAGFDVIYACQDIDFDQNEGVYSIPARFGVAGALNIARAFHVITAIGFIVLFFIADLSWWYLAGMIISYIILFYEHYIVSPKDLSRLQTAFFTMNGVLSTVVFAFTLIDLVVR, from the coding sequence ATGTTTAAGAAAATTGCTATTTTTTTGGAAATGATTAAAATTGAACATACGTTATTTGCGCTCCCATTTGCATTCATGGGGGCTGTATTGGGGTCAGTTGTTGTGACAGGCAACCTTCCCTCGTGGCCGCAGATCGGCTGGATCCTGCTAGCTATGGTTGGCGCACGCAGCGCTGCTTTTGGCTTCAATCGTATGATCGACCGGGTGATTGATGGGAAAAATCCGCGCACAGCAGGACGCGCTATCCCGGCAGGGTTGCTTAAATCAAGCGAAGTGGTAATTTTCATTATCGTCAGTCTGGTGTTGTTATTCTGGGCATCATTCAAGTTAAGTCCGCTGGCGTTCAAGCTGTTCCCGCTGGCCTTTTTTATGCTCGTTTTTTACTCTTACACCAAGCGTTTCACTTGGCTTTGCCATATTGTACTTGGTCTGACCATTGGTTTGGCGCCACTAGGCGCGTGGGTTGCAGTAACGGGACAAATAGATTTGACCGCTATCGTTCTGTATCTAACGATCGCATTTTGGACGGCTGGATTTGATGTTATTTATGCTTGTCAGGATATAGATTTTGACCAAAACGAAGGAGTTTATTCTATTCCTGCCCGTTTTGGTGTAGCAGGTGCATTGAACATCGCTCGGGCATTTCACGTCATTACGGCGATCGGATTTATTGTACTGTTCTTTATTGCAGATTTAAGCTGGTGGTATCTGGCGGGCATGATTATTTCGTACATTATTTTATTTTATGAGCACTATATCGTATCTCCAAAAGATTTGAGTCGTTTGCAGACGGCATTCTTTACTATGAACGGTGTACTTAGCACTGTCGTATTTGCCTTTACACTGATTGATTTGGTGGTGCGTTAA
- a CDS encoding demethylmenaquinone methyltransferase has protein sequence MGSSDTKPKEQFVHGVFESIAGKYDLMNDILSFRRHKAWRKFTMKKMNMRRGDTAIDLCCGTCDWTLAMARASESGHIVGLDFSQNMLNVGERKIISESREKQIKLVQGNAMELPYEDNSFDYATIGFGLRNVPDLRHVLQEMQRVVKPGGQVVCLELSKPTWQPFKGIYYTYFQHILPMLGKLFAKRYEQYKWLPDSLALFPGRDELAGIFREVGLKDVQAHSLTGGIAALHIGIKESQHV, from the coding sequence ATGGGATCAAGCGACACCAAGCCGAAAGAGCAATTCGTTCATGGCGTGTTTGAAAGCATAGCAGGTAAATACGATTTGATGAACGATATACTGAGCTTTCGCAGACATAAGGCTTGGCGGAAATTTACAATGAAAAAAATGAACATGCGTCGCGGCGATACGGCAATTGATCTTTGCTGTGGTACATGTGACTGGACGCTTGCGATGGCGCGAGCAAGTGAAAGTGGTCACATCGTAGGACTCGATTTTAGTCAGAACATGCTCAATGTTGGCGAGCGTAAAATTATATCAGAATCCCGGGAAAAGCAAATTAAGCTTGTTCAGGGCAACGCGATGGAACTGCCTTATGAAGATAATTCATTTGATTATGCAACGATTGGTTTCGGTCTGCGTAACGTACCTGATCTGCGCCACGTGTTACAGGAGATGCAACGAGTCGTCAAACCTGGCGGGCAGGTCGTATGTCTAGAATTGTCCAAACCTACTTGGCAGCCGTTCAAGGGAATTTACTACACATATTTTCAACACATCTTGCCCATGCTCGGCAAATTGTTCGCCAAACGTTATGAGCAGTATAAATGGCTCCCTGATTCGTTGGCGCTTTTTCCAGGAAGGGATGAGTTGGCTGGCATCTTCCGTGAAGTCGGATTGAAGGATGTTCAGGCTCATTCTCTCACCGGAGGCATTGCGGCATTGCACATTGGAATCAAGGAGAGTCAGCATGTTTAA
- a CDS encoding heptaprenyl diphosphate synthase component 1, translated as MKPYRVPQLARKYVEYDMIQQHTEMPAFPDSRTRLMFVFLNRNAQELHASEDELYALVTSLVQMGLDTHDMIDTLSGIRSPEEMRSRQLKVLAGDYFSSRFYQLLALAGRITAISKLSDAVCEVNAGKMSLYWGMKQFRLDATQYLTQMVRFKKELFLSFTSLVAEQDQEIWKQLLNKFALCDTLMEEWGKRTEPDKSRFGYMFWHIYGNGDRNEQALLSESGTDTEAWRKLVLKYKAEDAILDKLRTAVTHIRQILSDDQNTGIEEFERMLEPFLKLLNSPHPVVREG; from the coding sequence ATGAAACCGTATCGCGTACCCCAATTAGCAAGGAAATATGTGGAATACGACATGATTCAACAACATACGGAAATGCCGGCTTTTCCTGACAGCCGTACCCGTTTGATGTTTGTGTTTTTGAACCGGAATGCGCAGGAGCTGCATGCCAGTGAGGACGAACTGTACGCATTGGTAACCTCACTTGTGCAGATGGGGCTGGATACGCATGATATGATTGATACTTTATCCGGTATACGGAGCCCGGAGGAGATGCGTTCCAGACAGCTGAAAGTGTTAGCTGGGGACTATTTTAGCAGTCGTTTTTATCAGCTGCTTGCACTGGCAGGCCGCATTACGGCCATTTCGAAGCTGAGTGATGCTGTATGTGAAGTGAACGCAGGGAAAATGAGTCTGTACTGGGGAATGAAGCAATTCCGCCTGGATGCAACTCAGTATTTAACTCAGATGGTTCGTTTCAAAAAGGAGCTTTTTTTATCATTCACTTCACTTGTAGCAGAACAGGATCAGGAAATTTGGAAGCAGCTTCTCAACAAATTTGCCCTCTGTGATACCTTGATGGAGGAATGGGGTAAGCGGACAGAACCGGACAAGTCCCGTTTCGGATATATGTTCTGGCATATTTATGGTAACGGGGATCGGAACGAGCAAGCGTTGCTTTCAGAGAGTGGTACTGACACTGAAGCATGGCGTAAGCTTGTTCTGAAATACAAAGCCGAGGATGCGATACTGGACAAGCTTCGCACGGCAGTTACACACATCCGGCAGATCCTGTCAGATGATCAAAATACAGGGATCGAGGAATTTGAACGCATGCTTGAGCCTTTCCTAAAGCTGCTAAATAGTCCGCACCCAGTTGTGAGGGAAGGTTAG
- the mtrB gene encoding trp RNA-binding attenuation protein MtrB, with the protein MEDNVTGSSEYVVIKAKSNGCQVFGLTRGQDTRLHHSEKLDKGEVLIVQFTDHTSAIKIRGKAVVMTKHGVVDTED; encoded by the coding sequence ATGGAAGATAACGTGACGGGTAGCAGTGAGTACGTCGTAATTAAAGCGAAAAGCAACGGATGTCAGGTTTTTGGTTTGACCAGAGGCCAGGATACACGCTTGCATCATTCAGAAAAATTGGACAAGGGCGAGGTACTGATTGTCCAATTTACGGATCATACTTCTGCTATTAAAATTCGCGGCAAAGCCGTTGTGATGACCAAGCACGGGGTAGTAGATACGGAGGATTAA
- a CDS encoding HU family DNA-binding protein, translating into MNKTDLINQVSESTELSKKDVTKAIDAVFEAISGALQSGDKVQLVGFGNFEVRERSARKGRNPQTGEEIEIPASKIPAFKPGKALKDGIK; encoded by the coding sequence TTGAATAAAACGGATTTGATCAATCAGGTTTCTGAAAGCACTGAATTGTCCAAGAAGGACGTAACCAAAGCAATCGATGCAGTATTTGAGGCGATCTCTGGAGCGTTGCAAAGCGGAGATAAAGTGCAACTGGTAGGTTTCGGGAACTTTGAGGTTCGTGAACGTTCCGCACGTAAAGGACGTAACCCGCAAACAGGAGAAGAAATCGAAATCCCTGCGAGCAAAATTCCGGCATTTAAACCGGGTAAAGCGCTTAAAGACGGAATTAAATAA
- a CDS encoding ABC transporter permease, with protein MKEKWLNVSFRYGAVVVIIGVLAFFSSTLPYFWTYDNLMDILGSIAIVTFVAIGVTLSLIVDGFDLSVGATVSLTTVVAASLMVWYEQPVAVVIIVSLIVGALVGLLNSLLIIKLRIPDLLATLAIMYIVSGIHKTYAQGYTIYNHMQFPDGSKAPGEISPAFLLLGQGKWLGIPISVILLLLAVAAVHVFLTYTKHGRQMYVTGGNKEAARLSGIRVKKVRTLAYVASGVFAAIAGILYASRVGSGQIDAGSPLLMEAVAAVFVGFSVFGAGKPNVIGTFIGAVLIGVLVNGLTMMNVQYFAHDIVKGVVLVLALAVTFYVLNRRRT; from the coding sequence ATGAAGGAAAAATGGTTAAACGTCTCATTTCGTTACGGTGCCGTAGTTGTCATTATAGGTGTGTTGGCGTTTTTTTCATCTACATTACCTTATTTCTGGACTTATGATAATTTAATGGACATTCTTGGCTCGATTGCCATTGTGACTTTCGTTGCCATTGGTGTGACATTGTCACTTATCGTGGACGGTTTTGACCTGTCGGTGGGAGCTACAGTATCTTTGACAACGGTCGTTGCCGCTTCTTTAATGGTCTGGTATGAGCAGCCTGTTGCGGTGGTCATTATTGTGTCTCTGATTGTCGGCGCTTTGGTAGGACTGTTGAATTCATTATTGATCATTAAACTACGTATTCCTGATTTGCTCGCAACCCTTGCAATCATGTATATTGTAAGCGGGATTCACAAAACGTACGCACAGGGCTATACCATATATAATCATATGCAGTTTCCCGATGGTAGCAAGGCGCCGGGGGAGATATCTCCTGCATTTCTTTTGCTTGGGCAAGGTAAATGGTTGGGTATCCCGATTTCGGTTATTTTACTGTTGCTGGCTGTGGCGGCGGTGCATGTTTTCTTGACTTATACAAAGCATGGGCGTCAAATGTATGTAACGGGTGGAAATAAGGAAGCTGCTCGTCTGTCGGGTATACGGGTAAAAAAAGTCCGTACTCTGGCCTATGTTGCTTCAGGTGTATTTGCGGCGATTGCCGGTATTTTGTATGCCTCGCGCGTAGGCTCAGGCCAAATTGACGCGGGTTCCCCCTTGCTCATGGAAGCGGTAGCTGCAGTATTCGTCGGTTTTTCGGTCTTTGGTGCTGGTAAACCCAATGTCATTGGTACATTTATTGGTGCAGTTTTGATCGGTGTGTTGGTTAATGGACTAACGATGATGAATGTGCAATATTTCGCCCATGATATTGTCAAAGGAGTAGTGCTGGTACTTGCGCTGGCCGTTACTTTTTATGTGTTAAACCGTCGTCGTACTTGA